A genome region from Luteimonas galliterrae includes the following:
- a CDS encoding PepSY domain-containing protein produces the protein MKKHFAACALALAFASGAAWAQESLTAPQVRAKLTEQGYTKINDVKFEDGVWKADARSANGNRVDVRIDPATGRVYPDEQIANMSEADVRAALATAGYTNVHDVDYEDGIWNAEADDPAGKDVEVKIDPNTGKVIGKEKD, from the coding sequence ATGAAGAAGCATTTCGCCGCATGCGCCCTGGCGCTGGCATTCGCGTCCGGCGCCGCCTGGGCGCAGGAATCGCTGACGGCGCCGCAGGTGCGCGCCAAGCTCACCGAACAGGGCTATACGAAGATCAACGACGTCAAGTTCGAGGACGGCGTATGGAAGGCCGACGCGCGCAGCGCCAACGGCAACCGGGTCGACGTACGCATCGATCCCGCCACCGGTAGGGTCTATCCGGACGAGCAGATCGCCAACATGAGCGAAGCCGACGTGCGCGCCGCGCTGGCGACGGCGGGATACACCAACGTGCACGACGTCGACTACGAGGACGGCATCTGGAACGCCGAGGCGGACGATCCGGCCGGCAAGGATGTGGAAGTCAAGATCGATCCCAATACCGGCAAGGTGATCGGCAAGGAAAAGGATTGA
- a CDS encoding SMP-30/gluconolactonase/LRE family protein, whose amino-acid sequence MAESDYRIHDERFRPLIRTSASLERLYTGCRWSEGPVYFPALRTLLWSDIPNDRMLRYDETSGQAGVFRQPARYTNGNTLDRQGRLVSCEHGGRRLVRTEHDGAITVLADRYQGKRFNSPNDVVVHSDGSVWFTDPSYGIDSDYEGHKAESEIGARHVYRIDPAGSVDVVADDFTQPNGLAFSPDEKRLYVADTGLGDGVMRVFDVGANGKLSGGGEFARCKTGRYDGFRVDTEGRIWSSAGEAIHCYQPDGLLIGEIAVPERVSNLVFGGYKRNRLYITATSSLYSLLVAANGAKTF is encoded by the coding sequence ATGGCCGAAAGCGATTATCGGATACACGACGAGAGATTCAGGCCGCTGATCCGCACCAGCGCCAGTCTCGAGCGGTTGTACACCGGCTGCCGCTGGTCCGAGGGTCCGGTGTATTTTCCGGCGCTGCGTACCCTGTTGTGGAGCGACATCCCCAACGACCGCATGTTGCGCTACGACGAAACCTCCGGGCAGGCCGGCGTGTTCCGGCAGCCCGCCCGCTACACCAACGGCAATACCCTCGACCGCCAGGGACGTTTGGTCAGCTGCGAACACGGCGGCCGGCGGTTGGTGCGCACCGAGCACGACGGCGCGATCACGGTGCTCGCAGACCGTTACCAGGGCAAGCGCTTCAACAGCCCCAACGATGTGGTGGTGCATTCGGACGGCTCGGTCTGGTTCACCGACCCGTCCTATGGCATCGATTCGGACTACGAAGGCCACAAGGCCGAGAGCGAGATCGGCGCGCGCCATGTCTACCGCATCGATCCTGCCGGGTCGGTCGATGTCGTCGCGGACGATTTCACGCAGCCCAACGGCCTGGCGTTCTCTCCGGACGAGAAGCGCTTGTATGTCGCGGACACCGGCCTGGGCGATGGCGTGATGCGCGTATTCGATGTCGGCGCCAACGGCAAGCTCTCCGGCGGCGGGGAATTCGCGCGCTGCAAGACCGGGCGCTACGACGGCTTCCGCGTCGATACCGAAGGCCGCATATGGAGCAGCGCCGGCGAGGCCATCCATTGCTATCAGCCGGACGGGCTGCTGATCGGCGAAATCGCGGTGCCCGAGCGCGTGTCCAATCTGGTGTTCGGCGGCTACAAGCGGAACCGGCTGTACATCACCGCCACCTCCTCCCTGTATTCGCTGCTGGTTGCCGCGAACGGCGCTAAGACGTTCTGA
- a CDS encoding DUF4031 domain-containing protein: protein MTVYVDDAVTLWRGERWAHLMADTLDELHAFAAALGIPRRAFQDKTSGAHYDVTAALRERAIALGAVAISRHTDRDLVRAVIRKAKAQGRHESR from the coding sequence ATGACCGTCTATGTCGACGACGCCGTCACCTTGTGGCGCGGCGAACGCTGGGCGCACCTGATGGCCGACACGCTGGACGAGCTGCACGCCTTCGCGGCGGCGCTCGGCATCCCGCGCCGCGCATTCCAGGACAAGACCAGCGGCGCGCATTACGACGTCACGGCCGCGTTGCGCGAGCGTGCGATCGCGCTGGGGGCGGTGGCGATCTCGCGGCATACCGACCGGGATCTGGTGCGTGCCGTGATCCGCAAGGCGAAGGCGCAAGGCCGCCACGAAAGCCGCTAG
- a CDS encoding DsbA family oxidoreductase, translating into MNASGIPYAPLRIDFVSDVSCPWCAIGLQSLQQAIDRVGDEIPVEIHFQPFELNPQMAPEGQDAVEHLTGKYGISAEQAAQNGEAIRARGAQLGFVFDMGRRRRVYNTFDAHRLLHWAETEGQARQLALKRALLRAYFSEGRDVSSHDVLAEVAGQAGLDAERARRILASDEYADAVREQERFYASQGIRAVPSVILGERLLVQGGQPVEVFEQALRQAAARARAS; encoded by the coding sequence ATGAACGCTTCCGGCATCCCCTACGCACCGCTGCGCATCGATTTCGTTTCCGACGTGTCCTGCCCCTGGTGCGCGATCGGCCTGCAGTCGTTGCAGCAAGCGATCGATCGCGTCGGCGACGAGATTCCCGTCGAGATCCATTTCCAGCCCTTCGAATTGAATCCGCAGATGGCGCCGGAAGGGCAGGACGCGGTCGAGCATCTCACCGGCAAATACGGCATCAGCGCCGAACAAGCGGCGCAGAACGGCGAGGCGATCCGCGCGCGCGGAGCGCAGTTGGGTTTCGTGTTCGATATGGGCCGGCGCCGCCGCGTCTACAACACCTTCGATGCGCACCGCCTGCTGCATTGGGCGGAAACGGAAGGCCAGGCGCGCCAGCTCGCGCTCAAGCGGGCGCTGCTGCGCGCCTATTTCAGCGAGGGCCGGGATGTTTCTTCGCACGACGTGCTGGCGGAAGTGGCCGGGCAGGCCGGCCTGGACGCCGAGCGGGCCCGGCGGATCCTGGCCTCGGACGAGTACGCCGACGCGGTCCGCGAGCAGGAACGGTTCTACGCCTCCCAGGGCATCCGCGCCGTGCCCTCGGTGATCCTGGGCGAGCGCTTATTGGTGCAGGGCGGACAGCCGGTCGAGGTCTTCGAACAGGCCCTGCGCCAAGCCGCGGCCCGGGCCAGGGCATCGTAA
- a CDS encoding HipA family kinase — MTPRTVTATRYVTPLREGGSMPAVVEADDDGLYVLKFRGAGQGAKALVAEWVAGEIARALGLPVPEIVFVDLDPGLARTEPDPEIQHLIRASAGLNLALDYLPGAAAFDPVAEQPDAVLASQIVWFDAYVSNVDRTARNTNLLVWHRRLQLIDHGAALYFHHGWDGSAANAGNPFPLIKDHVLLPWADRIDEADAALAAKLTPETIADIVAQLPDTWLQDADAFAAPDAQRAAYADYLVQRLAQRERFVEEAVRARA, encoded by the coding sequence ATGACGCCGCGCACCGTCACCGCCACCCGTTACGTCACGCCGCTGCGCGAAGGCGGCTCGATGCCGGCCGTGGTCGAGGCCGACGACGACGGCCTGTACGTGCTCAAGTTCCGCGGCGCCGGACAGGGCGCGAAAGCGCTCGTGGCCGAATGGGTGGCGGGCGAAATCGCACGCGCCTTGGGCTTGCCCGTGCCGGAAATCGTGTTCGTCGACCTGGATCCCGGATTGGCGCGTACGGAGCCCGATCCTGAAATCCAGCACCTGATCCGCGCCAGCGCCGGCCTCAACCTGGCGCTGGATTACCTGCCCGGCGCGGCCGCCTTCGATCCGGTAGCGGAGCAACCCGACGCAGTGCTGGCCTCGCAGATCGTATGGTTCGACGCCTACGTCAGCAACGTCGACCGCACCGCGCGCAACACCAACCTGCTGGTGTGGCACCGGCGGCTCCAACTGATCGACCACGGCGCCGCGCTGTACTTCCACCATGGCTGGGACGGCAGCGCGGCCAATGCCGGCAATCCTTTTCCGCTGATCAAAGACCATGTGCTGTTGCCGTGGGCGGACAGGATCGACGAAGCCGATGCGGCGCTGGCCGCGAAGCTGACGCCGGAGACCATCGCCGATATCGTCGCGCAGTTGCCCGACACGTGGCTGCAGGACGCGGACGCCTTCGCCGCACCGGATGCGCAACGCGCGGCCTACGCCGATTACCTGGTCCAGAGGCTGGCGCAA
- a CDS encoding PQQ-dependent sugar dehydrogenase: protein MAVSLTLCACGEHAQTNVREGTGPNPVLPEPKKQLIPTLDIAPAVGWKAGAKPVAAPGFAVNAFAAGFDHPRWLYVLPNGDVLVAETNAPPRPEQGKGLKAAVKGAAMKRAGAATPSANRITLLRDADGDGVAETRTVFLQNLMSPFGMALVGDTFYVANADAVVRFPYKEGETSISAAPSKVADLPGGPINHHWTKNLVASRDGSKLYASVGSNSNVAENGMENEVDRAAILEIDARTGAKRLFASGLRNPVGMAWQPQSGALWTSVNERDELGNDLVPDYMTSVRDGGFYGWPYSYFGQHVDDRVQPPRPDLVAKAIKPDYALGSHTASLGLTFYTGKLFPARYANGAFVGQHGSWNRKPPSGYKVVFVPFADGKPNGGVEDVLTGFLDAKGQAQGRPVGVAVDKRGALLVADDVGNVVWRVTPVSGR from the coding sequence ATGGCCGTCTCGCTCACGCTTTGCGCCTGCGGCGAGCACGCACAGACGAATGTGCGCGAAGGCACCGGCCCGAATCCGGTACTGCCCGAGCCGAAGAAGCAGCTGATCCCCACACTCGACATCGCGCCCGCCGTCGGCTGGAAGGCCGGCGCAAAACCGGTCGCCGCGCCGGGCTTCGCCGTGAACGCCTTCGCCGCGGGCTTCGATCACCCGCGCTGGCTGTACGTGCTGCCCAACGGCGACGTGCTGGTCGCCGAAACCAATGCGCCGCCGCGCCCCGAACAAGGCAAGGGCCTGAAGGCCGCGGTGAAGGGTGCGGCGATGAAGCGCGCAGGCGCAGCCACGCCCAGCGCCAACCGCATCACGCTGCTGCGCGATGCCGACGGCGACGGCGTGGCGGAAACGCGCACGGTGTTCCTGCAGAACCTGATGTCGCCGTTCGGCATGGCCCTCGTCGGCGACACCTTTTATGTCGCTAATGCCGATGCGGTCGTGCGTTTTCCGTACAAGGAAGGCGAGACGTCGATTTCCGCCGCACCCAGCAAGGTCGCGGACCTGCCCGGCGGCCCGATCAACCACCACTGGACCAAGAACCTGGTCGCCAGCCGCGACGGCAGCAAGCTGTACGCCAGCGTCGGCTCCAACAGCAACGTCGCCGAGAACGGCATGGAGAACGAAGTCGACCGCGCCGCGATCCTGGAGATCGATGCGCGCACCGGCGCCAAGCGCCTGTTCGCCTCGGGCCTGCGCAATCCGGTCGGCATGGCCTGGCAGCCGCAGAGCGGTGCGTTGTGGACTTCGGTCAACGAACGCGACGAGCTGGGCAACGACCTGGTGCCCGACTACATGACCTCGGTGCGCGACGGCGGCTTCTATGGCTGGCCGTACAGCTACTTCGGCCAGCATGTCGACGACCGCGTGCAGCCGCCGCGTCCGGACCTGGTCGCCAAGGCGATCAAGCCCGATTACGCATTGGGTTCGCACACCGCATCGCTGGGTTTGACGTTCTACACCGGTAAGCTGTTCCCGGCGCGCTATGCCAACGGCGCGTTCGTCGGCCAGCACGGATCCTGGAACCGCAAGCCGCCCAGCGGCTACAAGGTGGTGTTCGTGCCGTTCGCGGACGGCAAGCCGAACGGCGGCGTCGAAGACGTGCTCACCGGCTTCCTGGATGCGAAAGGGCAGGCGCAAGGCCGGCCCGTCGGCGTCGCGGTCGACAAGCGCGGCGCGCTGCTGGTCGCGGACGATGTCGGCAATGTGGTGTGGCGGGTGACGCCGGTTTCGGGGCGTTAA
- a CDS encoding EF-hand domain-containing protein, whose product MNSPSPPRNAFCTLLMIAGISLPLYANASDEMAKKMDSNGDGKVSAAEHAAAAKAMFARMDADKDGSVTAAEMDASHAAMKKDGQATDSEMSSADKIKTIDADGDGKLSAAEHEAGSKSMFGKMDSDMDGSVSEAEMKAGHKSMMGKKTDK is encoded by the coding sequence ATGAACAGCCCCAGCCCCCCGCGCAACGCGTTCTGCACGTTGCTGATGATCGCCGGCATTTCGCTGCCGCTCTATGCGAACGCCAGCGACGAGATGGCCAAGAAGATGGACAGCAACGGCGACGGCAAGGTTTCCGCAGCCGAACATGCGGCCGCGGCCAAGGCCATGTTCGCGCGTATGGATGCCGACAAGGACGGCAGCGTCACTGCGGCCGAGATGGACGCCAGCCATGCGGCGATGAAGAAGGACGGCCAGGCGACCGATAGCGAGATGTCATCCGCCGACAAGATCAAGACCATCGACGCCGACGGCGACGGCAAGCTTTCCGCCGCCGAGCACGAAGCCGGCTCCAAGTCCATGTTCGGCAAAATGGACAGCGACATGGACGGCAGCGTCAGCGAGGCCGAGATGAAGGCCGGCCATAAGTCGATGATGGGCAAGAAGACCGACAAATAA
- a CDS encoding DUF3016 domain-containing protein: MKFSSFAPTLLVGLLLAAPAAASSDVTDPKAPRSLPAEGRVDVSWTDPAQFSEIRQSNNRWEARRGDWVQQIAKYVRKRAEQRLPEGDRMSVTINDIRRAGQFEPWRGANVSSTRFVRDIYPPRIELSFTLTGADGRVIAQGERKLTDLAFLMNTPTAGSSDNLRYEKRLIDDWLSKEFKRPDA; encoded by the coding sequence ATGAAATTTTCATCTTTCGCGCCCACGCTGCTTGTGGGACTGCTGCTGGCTGCGCCGGCCGCGGCCAGCTCCGACGTGACCGATCCCAAGGCGCCACGCAGCCTGCCGGCCGAAGGACGGGTCGACGTCAGCTGGACCGACCCCGCGCAGTTTTCCGAAATACGGCAGAGCAACAACCGCTGGGAAGCCAGGCGCGGCGACTGGGTGCAGCAGATAGCCAAGTACGTGCGCAAACGCGCCGAACAACGCCTGCCGGAAGGCGACCGGATGTCGGTGACCATCAACGACATCCGCCGCGCCGGTCAGTTCGAACCCTGGCGCGGTGCCAACGTGAGTTCGACGCGCTTCGTGCGCGACATCTATCCGCCGCGGATCGAGCTCAGCTTCACGCTGACAGGCGCCGACGGCCGCGTGATCGCGCAGGGCGAGCGCAAGCTGACCGATCTGGCCTTCCTGATGAACACGCCGACCGCCGGCAGCAGCGACAACCTGCGCTACGAGAAGCGCCTGATCGACGACTGGCTGTCCAAGGAGTTCAAGCGGCCGGACGCGTGA
- a CDS encoding DNA-formamidopyrimidine glycosylase family protein, producing MPEGPSIVILREQTAAFRGRKVLRVGGNSKLDLSRMQGCRIDDFRSWGKHFLICFDGFAMRVHFMLFGSYRIDDPKDTAPRLTLDFGKAGRIDFYACSLKYIEGDPDETYDWSADVMSDAWDPKAARRKLEKMPGTLVCDALLDQDVFAGVGNIIKNEVLFRIRVHPESAVGALPARKLSEMIAQAREYSFDFLEWKKAFVLRKHYQVHTRTICPRCSARLQYRAKLGTRQRRSFFCGHCQRLYSQVDSPTVRVQRQRK from the coding sequence ATGCCCGAAGGCCCCTCGATCGTCATCCTGCGCGAACAAACCGCCGCCTTCCGCGGACGCAAGGTGCTGCGCGTCGGAGGCAACAGCAAGCTGGACTTGAGCCGTATGCAGGGCTGCCGCATCGACGATTTCCGAAGCTGGGGCAAGCACTTCCTGATCTGCTTCGACGGCTTCGCGATGCGCGTGCATTTCATGCTGTTCGGCAGCTATCGGATCGACGACCCCAAGGACACGGCGCCACGCTTGACCCTGGATTTCGGGAAAGCCGGCAGGATCGATTTCTACGCCTGTTCGCTGAAGTACATCGAAGGCGATCCGGACGAGACCTACGATTGGAGCGCCGACGTGATGTCCGACGCCTGGGACCCGAAGGCGGCGCGGCGGAAGCTGGAGAAGATGCCCGGAACGCTGGTATGCGATGCGCTGCTGGACCAGGACGTCTTCGCCGGCGTCGGCAACATCATCAAGAACGAAGTGCTGTTCCGCATCCGGGTGCACCCCGAGAGCGCGGTGGGTGCACTACCGGCGCGCAAGTTGAGCGAAATGATCGCGCAGGCACGCGAATACAGTTTCGATTTCCTCGAATGGAAAAAGGCGTTCGTGCTAAGGAAGCACTACCAGGTGCATACCCGGACGATCTGCCCGCGTTGCAGCGCCCGGCTCCAGTACCGCGCCAAGCTCGGTACGCGGCAGCGCCGCAGTTTCTTCTGCGGCCACTGCCAGCGTCTGTATTCGCAGGTCGATTCGCCGACCGTCCGCGTTCAGCGGCAACGGAAATAG